The Arthrobacter zhaoxinii sequence CAGCGATGCCTGACCTGCTGCACGGCGACGACGGCGGCACGGGCGGCCTGGATTCCGCCGGCGGCGATCCTGACGGCAGCCCCGGAAAGAAGAAGGGCGATGTCCTCGACTTTGCCTACTGAGATTCTCCGGAGGGCAACCGCGCATGCGGCCGCCCTCCGGACCCTGTCCGACCACCCTGCAATCTGCCGACCGCCGGCATTTCTGGAGCTCTGAAAGTAATGTCGCTACCGCTGTTCTGGTTCATTGTGATTGCCTTCCTATGGGTCGGGTACCTGTTCCTGGAGGGCTTCGACCTGGGCGTGGGCATGCTTATGAAGCTCATGGCCCGCAACGAGAAGGACCGCCGGGTGCTGCTCAACACCATCGGCCCGGTCTGGGACGGCAATGAAGTCTGGTTGATCACCGTGGGTGCAATGACTTTCGCAGCCTTCCCGATGTGGTACGCCTCGTTGTTCTCCGCCCTGTATATCCCGCTGGTCTTTGTGCTGATGGGACTCATCTTCAGGGCCGTCTCCATCGAATACCGCGGCAAGCATGACAGCGACAAGTGGCGCAACCGCTGGGACTGGGCCCATGCCCTCGGCGCGTTCACGGCCGCCTTCGGCGTCGGAGCCGCGCTCGGCCTGACCACCACCGGCCTGCCGCTGAACGAGAACGGCGACCGCGTGGGCGGAGCCTTTGCCTGGCTCACCCCGTACGCGGTGCTGGGCGGCCTGGCCGTAGTGGCCTTCTGCCTGATCCACGCCTGCGCGTTCCTGATGCTCAAGACCGACGGTGAGATCCGTGAGCGCGCCAAGCGCATCGTGACGCGCTGGCTGCCCGTGGGCATCCTGCCCCTGGCGGCATGGGCCATCATTGTGCAGTTCATGAACGGCAAGGTGGAGACCCTGCCCCTGCTCGTGATTGCCGTGGTCGGAGCCGTCCTGGCATGG is a genomic window containing:
- the cydB gene encoding cytochrome d ubiquinol oxidase subunit II, which produces MSLPLFWFIVIAFLWVGYLFLEGFDLGVGMLMKLMARNEKDRRVLLNTIGPVWDGNEVWLITVGAMTFAAFPMWYASLFSALYIPLVFVLMGLIFRAVSIEYRGKHDSDKWRNRWDWAHALGAFTAAFGVGAALGLTTTGLPLNENGDRVGGAFAWLTPYAVLGGLAVVAFCLIHACAFLMLKTDGEIRERAKRIVTRWLPVGILPLAAWAIIVQFMNGKVETLPLLVIAVVGAVLAWIYARRDRDGLSFISLGVFLVAGAATIFASMYPVVLPSTLDAAWNLTVENASASPYALKVMSWVALFGLPVVVLYQGWTYWVFRKRVTTEAIPAPHSFKNQ